Proteins from a single region of Styela clava chromosome 1, kaStyClav1.hap1.2, whole genome shotgun sequence:
- the LOC120348637 gene encoding UTP--glucose-1-phosphate uridylyltransferase-like isoform X3, translating into MLRRTPSMLEFQQMMKIEAQTALKNELDRLVMTGSPIEREKLRKQYEGFQHLYKTFLEKTGPSVVWDKIKPPPVGSIHKYNEIAKTPMKSSESDLLSKLVVVKLNGGLGTSMGCTGPKSLISVRSGLTFLDLTVQQIESLNKQYNADVPLVLMNSFNTNEDTEMILRKYASCKVRIHTFEQNRYPRINKETLLPVPQRLDGEHEGWYPPGHGDIYECIHESGLLQKFIDQGREYMFVSNIDNLGADVDLHILDMLINPPNCQTHDFIMEVTDKTRADVKGGTLIQYEDKLRLLEIAQVPKEHVDEFKSVSKFKIFNTNNLWMKLSSIKELVENKNMDIEVIVNNKRLSSGTNVIQLETACGAGIKNFQNAIGINVPRSRFLPVKKTSDLLLVMSNLYELKHGKMFMSEDRMFKTTPLVKLGDEHFSKVHKYLSRFEAIPDMLELDHLTVSGDVTFGKDVTLKGTVIIIANHGERIDIPSGAILENKIVSGNLRILDH; encoded by the exons ATGCTCAG GCGTACACCGAGCATGTTGGAATTCCAACAAATGATGAAGATCGAAGCTCAGACTGCCCTAAAGAATGAGTTAGATCGTCTTGTCATGACAGGATCACCAATTGAAAGAGAAAAATTGAGGAAACAATATGAAGGTTTCCAGCATTTATACAAAACATTCTTGGAAAAAACAGGGCCATCTGTAGTTTGGGATAAAATCAAACCACCCCCTGTTGGCTCAATTCATAAATATAATGAGATTGCCAAGACACCAATGAAATCGTCAGAATCTGATCTTCTGAGTAAATTAGTTGTTGTGAAGTTAAATGGTGGTTTGGGTACAAGTATGGGATGCACTGGCCCAAAAAGTTTGATATCAGTTCGAAGTGGATTGACGTTCCTTGATCTCACTGTCCAGCAAATTGAATCTCTGAATAAGCAATATAATGCCGATGTTCCTTTGGTACTAATGAACTCTTTTAACACAAATGAAGACACCGAGATGATTCTGCGGAAATATGCTTCGTGTAAAGTTCGAATTCATACTTTTGAACAAAACCGTTATCCAAGAATCAATAAGGAAACTCTTCTTCCAGTTCCGCAGCGACTCGATGGTGAACATGAAGGCTGGTACCCTCCCGGTCACGGAGATATTTATGAATGTATCCACGAGTCTGGATTGCTTCAAAAATTCATAGATCAAGGCAGAGAATACATGTTTGTGTCAAATATTGACAATCTTGGTGCTGATGTGGATTTACATATTCTCGATATGCTCATAAATCCTCCAAATTGCCAAACCCATGATTTTATTATGGAGGTCACTGACAAGACCAGAGCTGATGTAAAGGGAGGCACTCTCATCCAATATGAGGACAAATTACGTCTTCTTGAAATTGCGCAGGTTCCAAAGGAGCATGTCGATGAGTTTAAAAGCGTTTCCaagttcaaaattttcaatactaATAACCTATGGATGAAACTTTCGTCGATCAAAGAGCTTGTCGAGAATAAAAACATGGATATTGAAGTTATCGTGAACAACAAAAGGCTCTCGAGTGGAACAAATGTCATTCAACTTGAAACGGCTTGTGGTGCGGGaatcaaaaatttccaaaatgcaatcgGTATCAATGTCCCGAGAAGTCGTTTCCTTCCTGTTAAGAAAACATCCGATCTTTTGTTGGTGATGAGCAATCTTTACGAGTTAAAGCACGGAAAAATGTTCATGAGTGAGGATCGCATGTTCAAGACGACACCTCTGGTGAAACTAGGAGACGAGCATTTTTCAAAAGTTCACAAGTATCTGAGTAGGTTCGAGGCGATTCCAGACATGCTTGAGCTCGACCATTTGACAGTGAGCGGTGACGTCACTTTCGGAAAAGATGTCACGTTAAAAGGAACTGTTATCATCATTGCAAATCATGGTGAACGCATCGATATCCCATCTGGagcaattttagaaaataaaattgtatctGGAAATCTTCGCATTCTTGATCATTAA
- the LOC120348637 gene encoding UTP--glucose-1-phosphate uridylyltransferase-like isoform X2, with protein sequence MPGHRRTPSMLEFQQMMKIEAQTALKNELDRLVMTGSPIEREKLRKQYEGFQHLYKTFLEKTGPSVVWDKIKPPPVGSIHKYNEIAKTPMKSSESDLLSKLVVVKLNGGLGTSMGCTGPKSLISVRSGLTFLDLTVQQIESLNKQYNADVPLVLMNSFNTNEDTEMILRKYASCKVRIHTFEQNRYPRINKETLLPVPQRLDGEHEGWYPPGHGDIYECIHESGLLQKFIDQGREYMFVSNIDNLGADVDLHILDMLINPPNCQTHDFIMEVTDKTRADVKGGTLIQYEDKLRLLEIAQVPKEHVDEFKSVSKFKIFNTNNLWMKLSSIKELVENKNMDIEVIVNNKRLSSGTNVIQLETACGAGIKNFQNAIGINVPRSRFLPVKKTSDLLLVMSNLYELKHGKMFMSEDRMFKTTPLVKLGDEHFSKVHKYLSRFEAIPDMLELDHLTVSGDVTFGKDVTLKGTVIIIANHGERIDIPSGAILENKIVSGNLRILDH encoded by the exons ATGCCAGGCCACAG GCGTACACCGAGCATGTTGGAATTCCAACAAATGATGAAGATCGAAGCTCAGACTGCCCTAAAGAATGAGTTAGATCGTCTTGTCATGACAGGATCACCAATTGAAAGAGAAAAATTGAGGAAACAATATGAAGGTTTCCAGCATTTATACAAAACATTCTTGGAAAAAACAGGGCCATCTGTAGTTTGGGATAAAATCAAACCACCCCCTGTTGGCTCAATTCATAAATATAATGAGATTGCCAAGACACCAATGAAATCGTCAGAATCTGATCTTCTGAGTAAATTAGTTGTTGTGAAGTTAAATGGTGGTTTGGGTACAAGTATGGGATGCACTGGCCCAAAAAGTTTGATATCAGTTCGAAGTGGATTGACGTTCCTTGATCTCACTGTCCAGCAAATTGAATCTCTGAATAAGCAATATAATGCCGATGTTCCTTTGGTACTAATGAACTCTTTTAACACAAATGAAGACACCGAGATGATTCTGCGGAAATATGCTTCGTGTAAAGTTCGAATTCATACTTTTGAACAAAACCGTTATCCAAGAATCAATAAGGAAACTCTTCTTCCAGTTCCGCAGCGACTCGATGGTGAACATGAAGGCTGGTACCCTCCCGGTCACGGAGATATTTATGAATGTATCCACGAGTCTGGATTGCTTCAAAAATTCATAGATCAAGGCAGAGAATACATGTTTGTGTCAAATATTGACAATCTTGGTGCTGATGTGGATTTACATATTCTCGATATGCTCATAAATCCTCCAAATTGCCAAACCCATGATTTTATTATGGAGGTCACTGACAAGACCAGAGCTGATGTAAAGGGAGGCACTCTCATCCAATATGAGGACAAATTACGTCTTCTTGAAATTGCGCAGGTTCCAAAGGAGCATGTCGATGAGTTTAAAAGCGTTTCCaagttcaaaattttcaatactaATAACCTATGGATGAAACTTTCGTCGATCAAAGAGCTTGTCGAGAATAAAAACATGGATATTGAAGTTATCGTGAACAACAAAAGGCTCTCGAGTGGAACAAATGTCATTCAACTTGAAACGGCTTGTGGTGCGGGaatcaaaaatttccaaaatgcaatcgGTATCAATGTCCCGAGAAGTCGTTTCCTTCCTGTTAAGAAAACATCCGATCTTTTGTTGGTGATGAGCAATCTTTACGAGTTAAAGCACGGAAAAATGTTCATGAGTGAGGATCGCATGTTCAAGACGACACCTCTGGTGAAACTAGGAGACGAGCATTTTTCAAAAGTTCACAAGTATCTGAGTAGGTTCGAGGCGATTCCAGACATGCTTGAGCTCGACCATTTGACAGTGAGCGGTGACGTCACTTTCGGAAAAGATGTCACGTTAAAAGGAACTGTTATCATCATTGCAAATCATGGTGAACGCATCGATATCCCATCTGGagcaattttagaaaataaaattgtatctGGAAATCTTCGCATTCTTGATCATTAA
- the LOC120348637 gene encoding UTP--glucose-1-phosphate uridylyltransferase-like isoform X1, producing the protein MPNYGTSIMRTPSMLEFQQMMKIEAQTALKNELDRLVMTGSPIEREKLRKQYEGFQHLYKTFLEKTGPSVVWDKIKPPPVGSIHKYNEIAKTPMKSSESDLLSKLVVVKLNGGLGTSMGCTGPKSLISVRSGLTFLDLTVQQIESLNKQYNADVPLVLMNSFNTNEDTEMILRKYASCKVRIHTFEQNRYPRINKETLLPVPQRLDGEHEGWYPPGHGDIYECIHESGLLQKFIDQGREYMFVSNIDNLGADVDLHILDMLINPPNCQTHDFIMEVTDKTRADVKGGTLIQYEDKLRLLEIAQVPKEHVDEFKSVSKFKIFNTNNLWMKLSSIKELVENKNMDIEVIVNNKRLSSGTNVIQLETACGAGIKNFQNAIGINVPRSRFLPVKKTSDLLLVMSNLYELKHGKMFMSEDRMFKTTPLVKLGDEHFSKVHKYLSRFEAIPDMLELDHLTVSGDVTFGKDVTLKGTVIIIANHGERIDIPSGAILENKIVSGNLRILDH; encoded by the exons ATGCCGAATTACGGGACGTCGATTAT GCGTACACCGAGCATGTTGGAATTCCAACAAATGATGAAGATCGAAGCTCAGACTGCCCTAAAGAATGAGTTAGATCGTCTTGTCATGACAGGATCACCAATTGAAAGAGAAAAATTGAGGAAACAATATGAAGGTTTCCAGCATTTATACAAAACATTCTTGGAAAAAACAGGGCCATCTGTAGTTTGGGATAAAATCAAACCACCCCCTGTTGGCTCAATTCATAAATATAATGAGATTGCCAAGACACCAATGAAATCGTCAGAATCTGATCTTCTGAGTAAATTAGTTGTTGTGAAGTTAAATGGTGGTTTGGGTACAAGTATGGGATGCACTGGCCCAAAAAGTTTGATATCAGTTCGAAGTGGATTGACGTTCCTTGATCTCACTGTCCAGCAAATTGAATCTCTGAATAAGCAATATAATGCCGATGTTCCTTTGGTACTAATGAACTCTTTTAACACAAATGAAGACACCGAGATGATTCTGCGGAAATATGCTTCGTGTAAAGTTCGAATTCATACTTTTGAACAAAACCGTTATCCAAGAATCAATAAGGAAACTCTTCTTCCAGTTCCGCAGCGACTCGATGGTGAACATGAAGGCTGGTACCCTCCCGGTCACGGAGATATTTATGAATGTATCCACGAGTCTGGATTGCTTCAAAAATTCATAGATCAAGGCAGAGAATACATGTTTGTGTCAAATATTGACAATCTTGGTGCTGATGTGGATTTACATATTCTCGATATGCTCATAAATCCTCCAAATTGCCAAACCCATGATTTTATTATGGAGGTCACTGACAAGACCAGAGCTGATGTAAAGGGAGGCACTCTCATCCAATATGAGGACAAATTACGTCTTCTTGAAATTGCGCAGGTTCCAAAGGAGCATGTCGATGAGTTTAAAAGCGTTTCCaagttcaaaattttcaatactaATAACCTATGGATGAAACTTTCGTCGATCAAAGAGCTTGTCGAGAATAAAAACATGGATATTGAAGTTATCGTGAACAACAAAAGGCTCTCGAGTGGAACAAATGTCATTCAACTTGAAACGGCTTGTGGTGCGGGaatcaaaaatttccaaaatgcaatcgGTATCAATGTCCCGAGAAGTCGTTTCCTTCCTGTTAAGAAAACATCCGATCTTTTGTTGGTGATGAGCAATCTTTACGAGTTAAAGCACGGAAAAATGTTCATGAGTGAGGATCGCATGTTCAAGACGACACCTCTGGTGAAACTAGGAGACGAGCATTTTTCAAAAGTTCACAAGTATCTGAGTAGGTTCGAGGCGATTCCAGACATGCTTGAGCTCGACCATTTGACAGTGAGCGGTGACGTCACTTTCGGAAAAGATGTCACGTTAAAAGGAACTGTTATCATCATTGCAAATCATGGTGAACGCATCGATATCCCATCTGGagcaattttagaaaataaaattgtatctGGAAATCTTCGCATTCTTGATCATTAA